From the Quercus lobata isolate SW786 chromosome 6, ValleyOak3.0 Primary Assembly, whole genome shotgun sequence genome, one window contains:
- the LOC115994772 gene encoding ubiquitin carboxyl-terminal hydrolase 2, which yields MGKKIKKKSRTPVKEKRVATHSTKTVTQDSDPSAKTVDEGILVVKERKPCVHLDKSVDLIKLSAKMGSSEPIMCEDCRVDGKGTKGKGKHGKKKGGAAVDSKSDSRAMWVCLECGHYACGGVGLPTGHQSHTVRHVRQTRHPLVMHFEKPQLCWCFPCNALIPVDKMEENDEHKDVLSNVLKLIKGRSSEGSSADVEDVWFGGGSVTSEIKSGSSILSDLDGGGGYVVRGLVNLGNTCFFNSIMQNLLAMCRLRDYFFNLDTSIGPLTVALKKLFIESKPEGGLKNVMNPRSFFGCICSKAPQFRGYQQHDSHEFLRCLLDGLSAEELGARKQSNSSEGDEISSNPGTFVDAVFGGQISSTVCCVECGHSSTVYEPFLDLSLPVPTKKPLSKKSQPVSRAKKTKLPPKKGGRIQPKVIKAATLLPPQSVSTPSASNDMSCQAQSIEPVEEKMMASSCDSRPSDSSNLIVMAGEVGSASQNKLAGQTFENEQVFENAVGQTSAELEDFTWMDFLEPGTVSDEHDLTSQNVDISVIKDAENKDVYLNDIPLQGSSESSSQTCSLDTTPNSKPDSSANYCDKELPLQVQGNEVLLLPYKEETSTTGEIMKGGAEASSSVMGCGQEELDFDGFGDMFNEPEVAVGPIIGPTLGNGVAETGFVAGNSSESDPDEVDNSDSPVTIESCLAHFIKPELLSDENAWHCENCTRMLLHQRLKAKVQEKTKSTILMNENETGSHKEQLHLDKDLSCPAEVENPNNGAIKCDASLNSSGESIVSYKEKMDCLITENGQTGELNPAVSQLEDGTGEKKDALPEQSRSPGCYKTCSQENFFGQVTGSCSTECTTSKVQQNESQLLAGNCESEGSEDEETDSKSVKVKRDATKRVLIYKAPPILTIHLKRFSQDARGRLSKLNGHVSFRETIDLGPYIDPRSIEEEKYHYRLLGIVEHLGTMRGGHYVSYVRASEKSRGKTEKENSGSIWYHASDAYVREASLDEVLRCEAYILFYEKI from the exons ATGGGgaagaaaatcaagaagaagAGCCGAACTCCTGTAAAGGAGAAACGGGTTGCAACCCATTCGACGAAAACAGTTACCCAAGATTCTGACCCAAGTGCTAAGACTGTTGATGAAGGAATTTTAGtagtgaaagagagaaaaccatGTGTCCATCTTGACAAGAGTGTTGATTTGATTAAATTGTCAGCTAAAATGGGGTCTTCAGAACCTATTATGTGCGAAGATTGTAGGGTTGATGGGAAGGGGACTAAGGGAAAAGGTAAACATGGGAAGAAGAAAGGTGGGGCTGCAGTTGATTCAAAATCCGACTCCAGAGCCatgtgggtttgtttggaaTGTGGGCATTATGCATGTGGAGGGGTTGGACTCCCAACAGGCCATCAAAGCCACACGGTTCGGCATGTTAGGCAGACTCGTCATCCTTTGGTAATGCATTTTGAGAAACCACAACTCTGTTGGTGCTTCCCTTGCAATGCTCTCATTCCAGTGGACAAGATGGAAGAGAATGATGAACATAAAGATGTCCTGTCAAATGTTTTGAAGTTGATAAAGGGGCGATCCTCAGAAGGGTCCTCGGCAGATGTTGAGGATGTTTGGTTTGGGGGTGGCAGTGTTACAAGTGAAATTAAATCAGGAAGCAGCATATTAAGTGATTTGGACGGAGGTGGTGGTTATGTAGTAAGAGGATTGGTTAATCTTGGGAATACTTGCTTCTTCAATTCAATAATGCAAAATCTTCTAGCTATGTGTAGATTGAGGGACTATTTTTTCAACTTGGATACCTCTATTGGACCTCTTACTGTTGCTTTAAAGAAGCTTTTTATTGAATCCAAACCGGAGGGAGGACTAAAAAATGTGATGAATCCAAGATCATTTTTTGGATGCATCTGTTCCAAGGCTCCCCAATTTAGGGGGTATCAGCAGCATGACAGTCATGAATTTCTCCGTTGCTTACTTGATGGTTTGTCTGCTGAGGAGTTgggtgcaagaaaacagagtaaTTCTTCAGAGGGAGATGAAATTTCATCAAATCCAGGTACTTTTGTGGATGCTGTATTTGGGGGCCAAATATCTAGTACTGTTTGTTGTGTTGAATGTGGGCATTCTTCAACAGTGTATGAGCCTTTTTTAGATCTCTCCCTTCCAGTTCCAACCAAAAAACCTCTATCCAAAAAGTCCCAACCAGTCTCTAGAGCAAAGAAAACCAAGCTGCCACCCAAGAAAGGTGGAAGGATTCAGCCAAAAGTTATTAAAGCTGCAACTTTGTTGCCACCTCAAAGTGTTTCAACCCCATCAGCCAGCAATGATATGTCCTGTCAAGCACAGTCCATTGAGCCTGTTGAAGAAAAGATGATGGCTTCTTCATGCGATTCTAGACCATCAGATTCCAGTAACCTGATTGTTATGGCTGGTGAAGTGGGTTCAGCTTCACAGAACAAGTTAGCTGGTCAAACATTTGAAAATGAGCAAGTCTTTGAGAATGCTGTAGGGCAAACATCAGCTGAGTTGGAAGATTTTACATGGATGGATTTCCTTGAACCAGGAACTGTATCGGATGAACATGATTTGACATCACAAAATGTTGATATTTCAGTAATTAAAGATGCAGAAAACAAGGATGTATATCTGAATGACATACCATTACAGGGTAGCTCTGAATCTAGCAGTCAGACTTGTTCACTTGATACAACACCAAATTCAAAACCAGATTCTTCAGCAAATTATTGCGACAAGGAGCTCCCCTTACAGGTTCAAGGTAATGAAGTTCTATTGCTTCCATATAAAGAAGAAACTTCCACTACTGGGGAGATTATGAAAGGAGGAGCTGAGGCCTCCTCGTCAGTCATGGGCTGTGGACAAGAGGAATTGGACTTTGATGGCTTTGGTGATATGTTCAATGAGCCTGAGGTTGCTGTGGGGCCCATCATAGGCCCCACTTTAGGTAATGGGGTAGCAGAAACTGGTTTTGTGGCAGGAAACAGCAGTGAGTCAGATCCAGATGAAGTTGATAATTCGGATTCTCCGGTAACCATAGAGAGTTGTTTGGCTCATTTCATAAAACCAGAGCTTCTTTCTGATGAAAATGCTTGGCATTGTGAGAATTGTACAAGAATGCTGCTACACCAGAGGTTGAAAGCAAAGGTACAGGAAAAAACCAAGTCAAcaattttgatgaatgaaaatgaGACTGGAAGCCACAAGGAGCAACTGCATTTAGATAAGGACTTATCCTGTCCTGCTGAAGTTGAAAACCCAAATAATGGAGCTATCAAATGTGATGCTTCTCTTAACAGTAGTGGTGAAAGCATTGTttcatataaagaaaaaatggatTGCTTGATAACTGAAAATGGTCAAACAGGTGAGCTGAATCCAGCTGTTTCTCAGTTGGAAGATGGAACAGGTGAGAAAAAAGATGCACTTCCAGAGCAATCACGCTCTCCAGGTTGCTATAAAACTTGCAGTCAAGAAAATTTCTTTGGTCAAGTCACTGGTTCCTGTAGTACAGAATGCACCACCAGTAAAGTCCAGCAAAATGAATCCCAGTTGTTGGCTGGGAACTGTGAATCAGAGGGAAGTGAGGATGAGGAGACAGATTCCAAGAGTGTGAAGGTGAAGAGAGATGCAACCAAAAGGGTCCTTATTTACAAGGCCCCACCAATTCTCACCATTCATCTTAAAAGGTTTAGCCAAGATGCTCGTGGTCGATTAAGTAAATTGAATGGCCATGTCAGTTTCAGAGAAACAATTGATCTTGGACCATATATTGATCCCAG GTCCATAGAAGAAGAGAAGTATCATTACCGTCTGCTTGGGATAGTGGAGCATTTGGGTACCATGAGAGGGGGACACTATGTTTCATATGTGAGAGCAAGTGAGAAGAGCAGAGGAAAGACTGAGAAAGAAAATAGCGGTTCTATATGGTATCATGCTAGTGATGCGTATGTGCGTGAGGCTTCACTGGATGAAGTTCTTCGTTGTGAGGCCTACATCTTATTCTATGAAAAGATTTGA
- the LOC115950028 gene encoding uncharacterized protein LOC115950028 encodes MADDVMHGMENMKLTTEEEEEEVISISDEGRLEAIEECTLNLMGKFLTCKSFNKQAAKNTMRRAWGLEDSLRITEVGPNLFQFKFTSEFDLNRVFRGGPWTFDNQLLLLKRWRRGMTVENTSMETASLWIQIWGAPLDMFTSQVAKEVGSRLGAVEEVE; translated from the coding sequence ATGGCTGATGATGTCATGCATGGCATGGAGAACATGAAGTTGACTacggaggaggaggaggaggaggtgattTCCATCTCTGACGAAGGACGGTTGGAAGCCATTGAGGAATGCACCCTCAATTTGATGGGTAAGTTTTTGACATGCAAATCTTTTAACAAGCAAGCCGCAAAGAATACTATGAGAAGGGCTTGGGGTTTAGAGGACAGTCTACGTATCACAGAGGTAGGGCCAAATTTGTTTCAGTTTAAATTCACATCTGAATTTGATCTGAATAGAGTCTTTAGAGGCGGCCCGTGGACTTTTGATAACCAATTACTATTGCTTAAGCGATGGAGGAGAGGCATGACTGTTGAGAATACAAGCATGGAGACGGCATCTCTTTGGATTCAGATATGGGGGGCGCCGCTAGACATGTTTACATCACAAGTTGCTAAGGAGGTGGGGAGTAGACTTGGGGCTGTTGAGGAAGTTGAATAG